A window of the Streptomyces formicae genome harbors these coding sequences:
- the alc gene encoding allantoicase, translating into MAIPSFTGDASPYGGGDPYADYRTADFPFTHHADLADRRLGAGVIAANDEFFAERENLLKPEAAEFDPEHFGHKGKIMDGWETRRRRGVSAGQPHPTEDDHDWALVRLGAPGVVRGIVVDTAHFRGNYPQAVSIEAASVPGSPSPEALLGDDVKWTTLVPRTAIGGHAANGFAVDVEQRFTHLRVNQHPDGGIARLRVHGEVVPDPQWLGVLGTFDLVALENGGQVEDASDRFYSPATNTIQPGRSRKMDDGWETRRRRDKGNDWIRYRLVEQSEIRAVEIDTAYLKGNSAGWAALSVRDGESGEWTEVLPRTRLQPDTNHRFVLGAPVVGTHVRVDIYPDGGISRLRLFGSLTERGAGRLTARHQELGS; encoded by the coding sequence GTGGCGATACCGTCCTTCACCGGAGACGCGAGCCCGTACGGCGGCGGCGACCCGTACGCCGACTACCGCACCGCCGACTTCCCGTTCACGCACCACGCCGACCTCGCCGACCGGCGCCTCGGTGCGGGCGTCATCGCCGCCAACGACGAGTTCTTCGCCGAGCGCGAGAACCTGCTGAAGCCCGAGGCCGCCGAGTTCGACCCCGAGCACTTCGGCCACAAGGGCAAGATCATGGACGGCTGGGAGACCCGGCGCCGCCGCGGCGTCTCCGCCGGGCAACCGCACCCGACCGAGGACGACCACGACTGGGCGCTGGTCCGGCTGGGCGCGCCCGGCGTCGTACGCGGCATCGTCGTCGACACCGCCCACTTCCGCGGCAACTACCCGCAGGCCGTCTCGATCGAGGCCGCCTCGGTGCCCGGGTCCCCGTCGCCTGAGGCCCTGCTCGGCGACGACGTGAAGTGGACGACGCTCGTCCCGCGCACCGCGATCGGCGGCCACGCGGCCAACGGCTTCGCCGTCGACGTCGAACAGCGCTTCACGCACCTGCGTGTCAACCAGCACCCCGACGGTGGCATCGCCCGTCTTCGGGTCCACGGAGAGGTCGTCCCCGACCCGCAGTGGCTGGGCGTCCTCGGTACGTTCGACCTCGTCGCGCTGGAGAACGGCGGCCAGGTCGAGGACGCGTCCGACCGCTTCTACTCCCCGGCCACCAACACGATCCAGCCGGGCCGGTCGCGGAAGATGGACGACGGCTGGGAGACGCGGCGCCGCCGCGACAAGGGCAACGACTGGATCCGCTACCGGCTGGTGGAGCAGTCCGAGATCCGGGCCGTCGAGATCGACACGGCGTATCTGAAGGGGAACTCGGCGGGGTGGGCAGCCCTGTCCGTGCGGGACGGCGAGTCGGGCGAGTGGACCGAGGTCCTGCCGCGGACCCGCCTCCAGCCCGACACCAACCACCGCTTCGTGCTGGGCGCGCCGGTGGTGGGCACGCACGTCCGGGTCGACATCTACCCGGACGGCGGGATCTCGCGCCTGCGGCTCTTCGGCTCGCTGACGGAGCGTGGCGCGGGCCGCCTGACCGCCCGCCACCAGGAACTGGGGAGCTGA
- a CDS encoding dihydrofolate reductase family protein, which yields MAKLTLTQFVTLDGVYQAPGGPKEDTRGGFTHGGWSFPYADDDFGAFITGVFDRVGAFLLGRRTYDIFAGAWPKVTDESDPVASRLNSLPKYVVSTTLDKAEWHNSTIISGDVAAEVARLKREHTDGEIQIHGSGALARSLMAHDLIDEMHLLVYPVVLGSGLRLFADGVPPTRFGLVSSSVTSKGVAIHTYRTAGRPEYGAFELDE from the coding sequence ATGGCCAAGCTCACCCTCACCCAGTTCGTGACGCTGGACGGCGTCTACCAGGCCCCCGGAGGCCCGAAGGAGGACACCCGCGGTGGCTTCACCCACGGTGGATGGAGTTTCCCCTACGCCGACGACGACTTCGGCGCCTTCATCACCGGGGTCTTCGACCGCGTCGGGGCGTTCCTCCTCGGCCGGCGCACGTACGACATCTTCGCCGGGGCCTGGCCGAAGGTGACCGACGAGAGCGACCCGGTCGCCTCCCGCCTCAATTCCCTGCCCAAGTACGTGGTTTCCACGACCCTGGACAAGGCGGAGTGGCACAACTCCACGATCATCTCCGGCGATGTCGCGGCGGAGGTGGCCCGGCTCAAGCGGGAGCACACCGACGGCGAAATCCAGATCCACGGCAGCGGCGCCCTCGCCCGATCCCTCATGGCCCACGACCTGATCGACGAGATGCACCTGCTGGTCTACCCCGTGGTGCTCGGCTCGGGGCTGCGGCTGTTCGCGGACGGCGTCCCGCCCACGCGCTTCGGCCTGGTCTCGTCGTCGGTCACGAGCAAGGGCGTCGCCATCCACACGTACCGGACCGCGGGCCGTCCCGAGTACGGCGCGTTCGAGCTCGACGAGTGA
- a CDS encoding sensor histidine kinase, which yields MTRTEYPWLLPSAMADPLDQELPGDRGRVRPRRTVRDWVVDIVAFLFAAGIGLLAVQAAEQARTPEAVLLADQLIGAAACCAVWLRRRWPVALAAVLAVVSMLVPIAGGALLVSLFSLAVHRPFRPVAALGALALVCGVASPYLRPEPDLSPLASAVAGVVLVLLATGWGMLVRSRRQLVVALRERAHRAETEAGLRAQQAQRLAREAIAREMHDVLAHRLTLLSVHAGALEFRPDAPPAVVARAAGVIRDSAHEALQDLREIIGVLRAPGEDRDEGERPQPTLATLGALVEEDRRAGMRITLDSAVPDPATVPAATGRTVYRIVQEALTNARKHAPGAEVTVTVGGGPGSGLTVEVRNPAPAGPVTDVPGSGQGLIGLTERATLAGGSLEHGKTPDGGFMVRSWLPWPS from the coding sequence ATGACCCGCACGGAGTACCCCTGGCTGCTTCCCTCGGCCATGGCCGATCCCCTGGACCAGGAGCTGCCCGGTGACCGGGGCCGGGTGCGACCCCGCAGGACCGTGCGCGACTGGGTCGTGGACATCGTCGCGTTCCTGTTCGCCGCCGGCATCGGGCTGCTCGCGGTCCAGGCCGCCGAGCAGGCCCGCACCCCCGAGGCCGTCCTCCTCGCCGACCAGCTGATCGGCGCGGCGGCCTGCTGCGCGGTATGGCTGCGGCGGCGGTGGCCCGTCGCCCTGGCCGCCGTCCTCGCCGTGGTCTCGATGCTGGTCCCGATCGCGGGCGGGGCGCTGCTGGTCAGCCTGTTCAGCCTGGCCGTCCACCGGCCGTTCCGCCCCGTCGCCGCCCTGGGCGCGCTGGCGCTGGTCTGCGGTGTGGCCTCGCCCTATCTGCGCCCCGAGCCGGACCTCTCACCGCTCGCGTCGGCCGTCGCCGGGGTCGTCCTGGTGCTCCTCGCGACCGGCTGGGGCATGCTCGTACGCTCCCGCCGCCAGCTCGTCGTCGCTCTGCGGGAGCGCGCCCACCGCGCCGAGACCGAGGCCGGACTGCGGGCCCAGCAGGCGCAGCGGCTCGCCCGCGAGGCGATCGCCCGGGAGATGCACGACGTGCTCGCCCACCGGCTGACCCTGCTCTCGGTCCACGCGGGGGCGCTCGAATTCCGCCCCGACGCGCCCCCGGCCGTGGTCGCCCGCGCCGCCGGGGTGATCCGCGACAGCGCGCACGAAGCGCTCCAGGACCTGCGCGAGATCATCGGCGTACTGCGCGCGCCTGGCGAGGACCGGGACGAGGGGGAGCGGCCGCAGCCCACACTGGCGACGCTCGGGGCGCTGGTGGAGGAGGACCGGCGGGCCGGCATGCGGATCACCCTCGACAGCGCCGTCCCCGACCCCGCCACCGTGCCGGCCGCCACCGGCCGCACCGTCTACCGCATCGTCCAGGAGGCCCTCACCAACGCTCGCAAGCACGCCCCGGGTGCCGAGGTCACGGTGACGGTCGGCGGCGGCCCCGGCTCCGGGCTCACCGTCGAGGTGCGCAACCCGGCCCCCGCCGGGCCGGTGACCGACGTGCCCGGCTCCGGCCAGGGTCTGATCGGACTCACCGAACGCGCCACGCTCGCGGGCGGCAGCCTGGAGCACGGGAAGACGCCCGACGGAGGGTTCATGGTCCGGTCCTGGCTACCGTGGCCCTCATGA
- a CDS encoding response regulator has translation MTALTAIRLLIVDDDPLVRAGLTFMLGGADDIEIVGEAADGSEAVELTGRLRPDVVLMDIRMPTMDGLTATELLRARDSDAPEVVVLTTFHADEQVLRALRAGAAGFVLKDTPPAEIVAAVRRVAAGDPVLSPAVTRQLMSRVASAASPPDDRAGRARARLGTLGEREREVAVAVGRGHSNAGIAASLYMSLPTVKTHVSRILAKLGLNNRVQIALLVHDAGLLDEDAAP, from the coding sequence ATGACCGCCCTCACCGCCATCCGGCTGCTCATCGTCGACGACGACCCCCTCGTCCGCGCGGGACTCACCTTCATGCTCGGCGGCGCCGACGACATCGAGATCGTGGGGGAGGCCGCCGACGGCTCCGAGGCCGTCGAGCTCACCGGCCGGCTGCGGCCCGATGTGGTCCTGATGGACATCCGGATGCCCACGATGGACGGGCTCACCGCCACCGAACTGCTCCGGGCCCGCGACTCCGACGCACCCGAGGTCGTCGTCCTCACCACCTTCCACGCCGACGAACAGGTGCTGCGGGCGCTGCGGGCCGGGGCCGCCGGCTTCGTCCTGAAGGACACCCCGCCCGCCGAGATCGTCGCCGCGGTGCGGCGCGTGGCCGCCGGGGACCCGGTGCTCTCCCCGGCGGTGACGCGCCAGTTGATGAGCCGGGTGGCGTCCGCCGCGTCACCCCCCGACGACCGCGCCGGACGGGCGCGCGCCCGCCTCGGCACGCTCGGCGAACGTGAACGGGAGGTCGCCGTCGCGGTCGGCCGCGGCCACTCCAACGCCGGGATCGCGGCGTCCCTCTACATGAGCCTGCCGACGGTGAAGACCCACGTCTCGCGCATCCTGGCCAAGCTCGGCCTCAACAACCGCGTCCAGATCGCACTGCTGGTCCACGACGCGGGCCTGCTGGACGAGGACGCGGCGCCGTAG
- a CDS encoding cytochrome P450 family protein: protein MAVIDLGEYGAGFLADPYPYYAKLREAGPVHEVVSPYGDRVWLIVGHDEARAALADPRLSKSPGVLGLKMLDEDVIGPYLLVVDPPDHTRLRRLVAREFTARRVEALRPRVQQITDELIDAMLPAGRADLVGALAFPLPIIVICELLGVPAADLDRFRAWSTEIVAPSSAQAERAAVHELAAYLDELIEDKRCTRPAGDLLSALLRTRAEDGDRLSAAELRAMAYLLLVAGHETTVNLISNGVRALLAHPAQLDALRADFGLLGGAIEEMLRYDGPVENATMRFTREEVRYGDTVVPAGEAVLVGLAGGDRDPARFPEPDRFDIRRDARGHLAFGHGLHYCLGAPLARIEGATAVRTLLERCPGLALDPEGGPLDWLPGLLMRGARRLPVVW from the coding sequence ATGGCCGTCATCGATCTGGGGGAGTACGGGGCCGGGTTCCTCGCGGACCCCTATCCGTACTACGCGAAGCTGCGCGAGGCCGGGCCCGTCCACGAGGTGGTGTCGCCGTACGGGGACCGCGTCTGGCTGATCGTCGGCCACGACGAGGCACGGGCGGCGCTCGCCGACCCCCGGCTGTCCAAGTCGCCCGGGGTGCTGGGGCTGAAAATGCTCGACGAGGACGTCATCGGGCCGTATCTGCTGGTGGTCGATCCGCCGGACCACACGCGACTGCGCAGGCTCGTCGCCCGGGAGTTCACCGCGCGGCGGGTCGAGGCGCTGCGACCGCGCGTGCAGCAGATCACCGACGAGCTGATCGACGCCATGCTCCCGGCCGGGCGCGCGGATCTGGTCGGGGCGCTCGCGTTCCCGTTGCCCATCATCGTGATCTGCGAGCTGCTCGGCGTGCCCGCCGCCGACCTGGACCGGTTCCGTGCGTGGTCCACCGAGATCGTCGCGCCGAGCAGCGCCCAGGCCGAGCGGGCGGCCGTGCACGAGCTCGCCGCATACCTCGACGAACTCATCGAGGACAAGCGCTGCACCCGCCCCGCCGGCGATCTGCTCTCCGCGCTGCTGCGCACCCGCGCTGAGGACGGCGACCGGCTCTCCGCGGCAGAACTGCGCGCCATGGCCTATCTCCTGCTCGTCGCCGGACATGAGACCACGGTCAATCTGATCTCCAACGGGGTACGGGCGCTGCTCGCCCATCCCGCCCAACTCGACGCGCTGCGCGCCGACTTCGGACTCCTCGGCGGCGCGATCGAGGAGATGCTGCGCTACGACGGCCCGGTCGAGAACGCCACCATGCGCTTCACGCGCGAAGAGGTCCGGTACGGGGACACGGTCGTCCCGGCCGGGGAGGCCGTCCTAGTCGGCCTCGCCGGAGGCGACCGCGATCCGGCCCGGTTCCCCGAGCCGGACCGCTTCGACATCCGCCGCGACGCACGGGGGCATCTGGCCTTCGGACACGGCCTCCACTACTGCCTGGGCGCTCCGCTGGCCCGCATCGAGGGCGCGACCGCGGTCCGGACGCTGCTGGAGCGCTGTCCCGGGCTCGCCCTCGACCCCGAAGGCGGGCCGCTGGACTGGCTGCCGGGACTGCTCATGCGCGGAGCGCGGCGGCTGCCCGTCGTCTGGTGA
- a CDS encoding Gfo/Idh/MocA family protein — protein sequence MRIGLIGTGRIGAFHAGVLSRHREVGSLVVADTDAARAREIADRTGSTAAPSVNEVFTWGVDAVVIASATAAHADLIARATRAGLPAFCEKPIALDLPGTLSALREVANAGTVLQLGFMRRFDAGYGAARELVRSGRLGRLHTVRAVTADPAPPPAAYLPLSGGLYRDCLVHDFDILRWITGHEITEVYAAGSDAGPAIFRDAGDVDTAAALLTLDDGTLATATATRCNGAGYDVRMELSGELDTVAVGLDDRTPITSTEPQGPPPADKPWPGFLERFAPAYEAELDAFIQVAAGELPNPCDGREALEALRVAEACELSRRERRPVWTEEIPGL from the coding sequence ATGCGCATCGGACTCATCGGAACCGGACGTATCGGCGCCTTTCATGCGGGCGTCCTCAGCCGCCACCGCGAGGTCGGCTCCCTCGTGGTCGCGGACACCGACGCCGCTCGGGCGCGCGAGATCGCCGACCGCACGGGATCGACCGCGGCCCCGTCGGTGAACGAGGTCTTCACGTGGGGCGTCGACGCCGTCGTCATCGCCTCGGCCACCGCCGCCCACGCCGACCTGATCGCCCGTGCCACCCGCGCCGGGCTGCCCGCCTTCTGCGAGAAGCCGATCGCCCTCGACCTGCCCGGCACCCTGAGCGCGCTCCGCGAGGTGGCGAACGCCGGCACCGTCCTCCAGCTCGGCTTCATGCGCCGCTTCGACGCGGGGTACGGCGCGGCACGCGAGCTGGTGCGCTCCGGACGGCTCGGCCGGCTGCACACCGTACGGGCCGTCACCGCGGACCCGGCCCCGCCGCCCGCCGCGTACCTCCCGCTCTCCGGCGGCCTCTACCGCGACTGCCTGGTCCACGACTTCGACATCCTGCGCTGGATCACGGGCCACGAGATCACCGAGGTGTACGCCGCGGGCTCGGACGCCGGTCCCGCGATCTTCCGCGACGCCGGCGACGTCGACACCGCGGCGGCCCTGCTGACCCTCGACGACGGCACCCTCGCCACCGCCACGGCCACACGCTGCAACGGCGCGGGCTACGACGTCCGCATGGAGCTCTCCGGTGAGCTCGACACCGTCGCGGTCGGCCTCGACGACCGCACGCCGATCACCTCCACCGAACCCCAGGGCCCCCCGCCCGCCGACAAGCCCTGGCCCGGCTTCCTGGAGCGCTTCGCCCCCGCGTACGAGGCCGAGCTCGACGCCTTCATCCAGGTCGCCGCCGGCGAGCTCCCCAACCCCTGCGACGGCCGCGAGGCCCTGGAGGCGCTGCGGGTGGCCGAGGCGTGTGAACTGTCCCGCCGGGAGCGGCGGCCGGTGTGGACCGAGGAGATCCCGGGGCTCTGA